Within the Catalinimonas niigatensis genome, the region GGTGAATTTGATGATGGTAATACATTTGAATTCCAATCTAATGGTACCTTGCTTGTGAAAACTGATGATGATGATCAGGATAGTCAGGGAACTTGGCAGATGCCAGATAATAATACCTTGATCATTAATGATGGCAGTGAAGCTACTGAATTTACTATTGAAAGCCTGACAAGTTCTCAGTTGAAGATATCTGTTGAGAGCGAAGAAGAGCTGGACCTAGAACAGGAAAATCCTGAAGCTGTCACCATAGGATTGACATTCTCTTTTAGCAAACTGTAATTGAGTTCTGCACACTAGTGCCTTTTCTGCGTCGGTGTCGCGGATTTGCGCGAACATGTTCGCGCAAATCCTATTCCTCTGTAAATAATTGATCATATTTGTTGCATAGACTGAGTATAGCCTGAATATAAACTCGTATAATTTTTAGAAATTCAGCCCTCAATGTCTTGCAGATCGGATTCTATCAAGTTCAACCTGTCTACTCCACTCTTCAAGCAGCACGCACATTTTATTGTATATATCTGGATGGCTTTTTGACACATCCTGGGTTTCATATGGATCTTCTTTTAGGTTGTAAAGTACGGGTTTCTCAATTGATTCGCTTTCCGGCAAATTTCTTGTCACAAAGGGCCTAACCAGCTTCCACTCACCCTCCCGCATAGCAGCATTATGGGAGTAGTAGGGCGTACCACGGTTCCACTGCCAGAATCTTGGTATAGATGCTGTTTCTTCTTCCTTCCCAAAGAGTACGCCTGACATACTTCTTCCATCCAGGGGGAGTTGTTCAGGCGTATCAAGATGGCATATTTCCATTAAGGTGGGCAAGATATCTGTAAAGTGTACCATTTCATTCCTCACACTGGCTTGCAGTCGATCTTTCCATTGAACAATAAAGAGTACTCGTATGCCTCCTTCATAAACCGTATATTTTTCTCCTTTGATCTTTATATTGAACCTTTCGCCCGTCAGTGGATCAGACCCATTGTCACTGACAAAAAACACAATAGTGCTTTCCCGTATCCCGAGCTGATCCAAAGCATTCATCAGTTTCCCAATACCCTGATCCATCACTTCAATCATTGCATAGATGGTCTCTATATTGGAATTATATCCTTTATCCAGATAGTAGTTTATCGTTTTTTGCGGGGCATCAAGTGGTCTGTGGGGAGCAAAGTAGGCCAGATTCAGAAAAAAAGGCTGTTGCTTGTATTTCTGAACAAAATCAAGGGCATATGCTGTAAGCACATCCGTCAAATACTGATCCTCCATCTGCTGATAGACACCCTGTACATCCAGTTTAAAATTAAAATAGCTGGGTACATCATATCCTTTGAATCCCACAAACTCCTGAAAACCTCTTTTCAGCGGATGATACGCAGGACCATCACCAGTGTGCCATTTCCCGATCAAACCAGTGACATACCCGTTTTCACTGAAGATATCTGCGATGGTGGGAATCCCCAGATGAATTCTGTTTAAGGTGGGGTACAATTCCATGTTTAAAGTAACAGCTCCTGTTCTATGAGGATAGCGTCCTGTTAGTAACGCTGCTCTGGCAGGAGTGCAAAC harbors:
- a CDS encoding sulfatase-like hydrolase/transferase, with amino-acid sequence MTNKFECRFLTFILLMLSVQCPTFRLYAQEVSQKKPNVILIMADDMGIGDLSAFNDGMSRTPHLDKLLETGVWFSQAYSASCVCTPARAALLTGRYPHRTGAVTLNMELYPTLNRIHLGIPTIADIFSENGYVTGLIGKWHTGDGPAYHPLKRGFQEFVGFKGYDVPSYFNFKLDVQGVYQQMEDQYLTDVLTAYALDFVQKYKQQPFFLNLAYFAPHRPLDAPQKTINYYLDKGYNSNIETIYAMIEVMDQGIGKLMNALDQLGIRESTIVFFVSDNGSDPLTGERFNIKIKGEKYTVYEGGIRVLFIVQWKDRLQASVRNEMVHFTDILPTLMEICHLDTPEQLPLDGRSMSGVLFGKEEETASIPRFWQWNRGTPYYSHNAAMREGEWKLVRPFVTRNLPESESIEKPVLYNLKEDPYETQDVSKSHPDIYNKMCVLLEEWSRQVELDRIRSARH
- a CDS encoding lipocalin family protein, whose product is MTKRIFYTFSLMSFVLLVSCDNDDDNDDPQPAIVGTWNLTNAEFSFDDKSLRDFFEEYYSELGVELTEEQLDEIEDAFSEELEGEFDDGNTFEFQSNGTLLVKTDDDDQDSQGTWQMPDNNTLIINDGSEATEFTIESLTSSQLKISVESEEELDLEQENPEAVTIGLTFSFSKL